The Salvia splendens isolate huo1 chromosome 21, SspV2, whole genome shotgun sequence genome includes a window with the following:
- the LOC121783797 gene encoding transcription factor RAX3-like, whose product MGRAPCCDKANVKRGPWSPEEDAKLKSYIESHGTGGNWIALPPKIGLKRCGKSCRLRWLNYLRPNLKHGGFTEEEDNLICTLYITIGSRWSIIAAQLPGRTDNDIKNYWNTRLKKKLIVRQRRQSRPTKQVQNYSIYSNYGPALCNHQPILDGAAFSCNSLQTMTNHFQYSTCVDEDQHLYPNPLVMDPSSASTSFVDIAATTSHGSGDFRGFEQGMDVFDVSCFVDQAHGLYNYGFWERMNGVSLN is encoded by the exons ATGGGGAGAGCGCCTTGCTGCGACAAAGCCAACGTGAAGAGAGGGCCGTGGTCGCCTGAAGAAGACGCCAAGCTCAAATCCTACATCGAAAGCCATGGCACCGGTGGCAATTGGATTGCCTTACCTCCTAAAATAG gcctcaagagatgtgggaagAGCTGTCGTCTGCGTTGGCTCAACTACCTCCGCCCCAACCTCAAGCACGGTGGCTTCACCGAGGAAGAAGATAACCTCATCTGCACCCTCTACATCACCATCGGCAGCAg ATGGTCTATCATCGCTGCCCAATTGCCGGGAAGGACAGACAACGACATCAAGAACTACTGGAACACAAGGCTCAAGAAGAAGCTAATCGTCAGGCAGAGGCGCCAATCGCGCCCCACAAAACAAGTTCAAAATTATTCAATCTACAGCAACTACGGTCCCGCCCTATGCAATCATCAGCCCATACTCGATGGAGCGGCCTTTTCGTGCAATAGCCTGCAAACCATGACTAATCACTTTCAGTATAGTACTTGTGTTGATGAAGATCAGCATCTCTACCCTAACCCTCTAGTGATGGATCCTTCTTCAGCATCTACGAGCTTTGTGGATATTGCTGCGACAACGAGCCATGGATCAGGCGATTTTCGAGGGTTTGAACAAGGAATGGATGTGTTTGATGTGAGTTGTTTTGTTGATCAGGCTCATGGCCTCTACAATTATGGATTTTGGGAGAGGATGAATGGGGTTTCACTGAATTga
- the LOC121783914 gene encoding 1-aminocyclopropane-1-carboxylate synthase 3-like — MTISKKAACNSHGQDSSYFLGWEEYEKNPFHESTNPNGIIQMGLAENQLSFDLLESWLAANPDAASFKRDGQSIFRELALFQDYHGLPIFKNALAQFMAEIRGNKVRFDPNNLVLTAGATSANETLIFCLADPGDAFLLPTPYYPGFDRDLKWRTGVEIVPIQCTSRNGFRITSPAVEEAYKLAQKRNLKVKGVLITNPSNPLGITLSRKELNLLLNFVEKKGIHLISDEIYSGTVFDSAEFVSIMELLPNRNNPQLMNRVHVVYSLSKDLGLPGFRVGSIYSNDRLVVAGATKMSSFGLISSQTQYLLSAILSDQVFAKKYVVENRMRLRNRHTVLVSGLRRVGISCLESNAGLFCWVDMRHLLSSDSLEAEMELWKKVVYDVGLNISPGSSCHCAEHGWFRVCFANMTEDTLDLAIRRIKSFVDSISPIKHCRNSRSKSISKWVSRLSFHDRECDR; from the exons ATGACTATATCCAAGAAAGCTGCATGCAACTCCCACGGCCAAGATTCTTCCTACTTCCTTGGATGGGAGGAATACGAGAAGAATCCTTTCCATGAATCTACCAATCCCAACGGAATCATCCAAATGGGCTTAGCTGAAAATCAG CTCTCCTTCGATCTACTAGAGTCGTGGCTGGCCGCGAACCCTGACGCAGCCAGCTTCAAACGAGACGGGCAATCCATCTTCCGAGAGCTCGCCCTCTTCCAAGACTACCACGGCCTTCCCATTTTCAAAAAT GCACTTGCACAATTTATGGCGGAAATACGTGGTAACAAAGTCCGGTTTGACCCAAACAACCTCGTTCTGACCGCCGGTGCCACATCAGCCAACGAAACCCTTATTTTCTGCCTCGCCGACCCTGGCGACGCTTTTTTACTACCCACGCCCTATTACCCAGG GTTTGATAGAGACCTAAAATGGCGGACCGGAGTGGAGATCGTCCCGATACAATGCACGAGCCGCAACGGCTTCCGAATCACGTCGCCTGCCGTTGAAGAAGCCTACAAACTTGCTCAAAAACGTAATCTCAAAGTTAAAGGGGTATTAATCACTAATCCTTCAAATCCTCTCGGGATTACTCTAAGCCGGAAAGAGCTCAATCTTCTCCTCAACTTCGTCGAGAAAAAGGGGATTCACCTCATCAGCGACGAGATCTACTCCGGCACGGTTTTTGACTCGGCCGAATTCGTCAGCATCATGGAGCTTCTACCGAACCGGAATAATCCCCAGCTCATGAACCGGGTTCATGTGGTCTACAGCCTGTCCAAGGACCTCGGCCTGCCCGGTTTTCGGGTCGGGTCGATCTACTCCAACGACCGATTAGTGGTGGCGGGCGCGACAAAAATGTCGAGCTTCGGCCTTATTTCGTCTCAAACTCAATATCTCCTCTCCGCTATCCTGTCTGACCAAGTATTTGCTAAAAAATACGTGGTCGAGAACAGGATGAGGCTCAGGAACCGGCACACAGTGCTGGTTTCTGGCCTCAGGAGAGTTGGGATCTCGTGCCTCGAGAGCAATGCCGGCTTGTTTTGTTGGGTTGACATGAGGCACCTTTTGAGCTCCGACTCTCTCGAGGCGGAGATGGAGCTGTGGAAGAAGGTCGTGTACGACGTCGGGCTGAACATCTCGCCCGGCTCGTCGTGCCACTGCGCCGAGCACGGGTGGTTCCGCGTGTGCTTCGCGAACATGACCGAAGACACGCTGGACCTAGCGATTCGGCGGATTAAATCGTTTGTGGATTCGATTTCTCCGATTAAACATTGCAGGAATTCGAGAAGCAAATCGATTTCGAAATGGGTGTCTAGGCTGTCGTTTCATGATCGTGAATGTGACCGGTGA
- the LOC121785451 gene encoding homeobox-leucine zipper protein HAT22-like, whose translation MGVEEESCQTRLVLGLGSIRGESKKSPPLTLSLFGETIDDLCGGQDSAASSLSNASVKRERDEEVDDTEDHRVSSDDDGSNGRKKLRLNKAQSALLEESFKHHSTLNPKQKQELARKLKLRPRQVEVWFQNRRARTKLKQTELDCELLKRCCESLTDENRRLHKELHDLKALKLAPPLYMHLPPAATLAICPTCERIGGTTASSEKAAKTSFAKPHFYNPFTNPSAAC comes from the exons ATGGGTGTTGAAGAAGAATCATGCCAAACCCGTCTGGTCTTAGGATTGGGATCAATTAGAGGGGAGTCGAAGAAATCGCCACCTCTGACTCTCAGCCTGTTCGGTGAAACCATTGATGATCTGTGCGGAGGGCAAGACAGCGCCGCCTCTTCCCTCTCTAACGCGAGCgtgaagagagagagggatgaGGAGGTTGATGACACAGAAGATCACAGAGTTTCATCTGACGACGACGGATCAAATGGGAGGAAGAAACTTCGGCTTAACAAAGCTCAGTCTGCGCTTTTGGAGGAAAGCTTTAAGCACCACAGCACTCTCAATCCT AAGCAAAAGCAAGAGCTGGCGAGGAAGTTGAAGCTGAGGCCACGGCAGGTTGAAGTTTGGTTCCAGAACAGAAGAGCCAG GACTAAGCTGAAGCAAACAGAATTAGACTGTGAGTTATTGAAGAGATGCTGCGAGTCGCTGACCGACGAGAACCGGCGACTGCATAAGGAGTTGCACGACCTCAAGGCCCTCAAATTAGCGCCGCCGCTCTACATGCACCTGCCGCCGGCCGCCACCCTCGCCATCTGCCCCACCTGCGAAAGGATCGGCGGCACCACCGCCTCTTCGGAAAAAGCAGCCAAGACCTCTTTTGCTAAGCCTCACTTCTACAATCCCTTCACCAATCCTTCCGCAGCGTGTTAA